The Cucumis melo cultivar AY chromosome 6, USDA_Cmelo_AY_1.0, whole genome shotgun sequence genome includes a region encoding these proteins:
- the LOC103491084 gene encoding ABC transporter I family member 1, whose protein sequence is MSLRGPPLPRLLLDQVSCMRNAQQILRNVNVSIHDGSALVLSGTNGSGKTTFLRMLAGFSRPSAGRILWNGHDITESGVFHQYKLQLNWLSLKDAIKENFTIIDNVQWFEVLEGKHGRSMPAIELMGLGRLAKEKAKMLSMGQRKRLQLARLLAIDRPIWLLDEPSVALDDDGVKLLEYIIAEHRKKGGIVIVATHIPIDIEDAMILRLPPRFPRRITLADMLDRCDIS, encoded by the coding sequence ATGTCTCTTAGAGGACCGCCACTTCCTCGGCTTCTACTCGACCAGGTGTCCTGTATGCGTAATGCCCAGCAAATCCTTAGAAATGTTAACGTCTCGATCCATGATGGCAGTGCACTCGTGCTGTCAGGGACCAATGGTTCAGGCAAAACAACATTCTTACGAATGTTAGCCGGATTCTCCCGACCTTCTGCCGGTAGGATCCTATGGAATGGGCATGACATTACAGAATCTGGAGTATTCCACCAATACAAACTTCAGCTGAATTGGCTCTCACTTAAAGATGCCATTAAAGAGAACTTTACCATCATTGACAACGTTCAGTGGTTTGAGGTGCTTGAGGGGAAGCATGGCAGGTCAATGCCTGCCATCGAGCTGATGGGGCTTGGAAGATTGGCAAAGGAGAAGGCGAAAATGTTGTCGATGGGGCAACGTAAGCGCCTGCAACTTGCAAGATTGTTGGCAATCGATAGACCGATTTGGCTGCTCGATGAGCCTTCAGTTGCATTAGATGATGATGGGGTCAAGTTGCTGGAATACATCATTGCTGAACATAGAAAGAAAGGTGGGATTGTTATTGTAGCAACACATATACCAATAGATATTGAAGATGCCATGATCTTGAGGCTGCCGCCACGGTTCCCTCGGAGAATAACCTTGGCCGATATGCTCGATCGGTGTGACATATCGTAA
- the LOC103491086 gene encoding trigger factor-like protein TIG, Chloroplastic, whose amino-acid sequence MELFTSNFSSTLLNHLPWRPSLSSPSSISASFSKTHLLQSNNLRFFPPPFHLLHPLQISTTSRRFAASPSSPSSVDLGPKIDKLPADLEISETEEPNSSVRLSVGVPPAVCEDCHRRVIAEFMKQAKIPGFRPGKVPESILVSYVGKDHVQKAIVESILKRTLPHAMSSVAGRALKDSVRIASKFSDLEHTFSSQGSLRYDIIVDVAPEVRWVPENGYKNLKVVVEIDNEIDAQKTSEEELKRRHKSLGTLRIVTDRGLQMGDVAVIDISAITMGQDESGGQKIPSAESKGYRFDTEDGDKLLPGFLDSLIGIQRGETKSFPLVFPESWNQEDLRGVHAQFTVECKELFYRELPELDDSLADKLLPGSTTLEQVKEALLQRCLEVEQTAKDQATDNALLDQLCKMVEVDIPISIFEEQGRQLYGAKLLQIQANMKLNEQQLATLSSPKAVKEYLENQRDNITHVIKQNLAVGDIFKRENLQVDTEELLKEVENSVAEFKRSKQEYDEDRVQEQVQDILEGAKVLEWLREHAEIKYMTR is encoded by the exons ATGGAGCTCTTCACATCCAATTTCTCTTCAACTCTTCTCAATCACCTTCCATGGCGgccttctctttcttctccttcttcaatTTCTGCTTCTTTCTCCAAAACCCATTTGCTTCAGTCCAACAATCTTCGATTTTTTCCTCCCCCATTTCACCTCCTTCACCCTCTTCAAATCTCCACCACTTCCCGCCGATTTGCTGCTTCACCTTCTTCGCCTTCTTCCGTTGATCTTGGCCCTAAGATCGATAAGCTTCCTGCGGACTTGGAGATTTCCGAGACCGAAGAACCCAATTCCagt GTTAGATTGAGTGTAGGAGTTCCACCGGCTGTTTGTGAGGATTGTCATAGAAGGGTTATAGCCGAGTTCATGAAGCAGGCTAAG ATCCCAGGATTTCGTCCTGGAAAAGTTCCAGAAAGTATTCTTGTAAGTTATGTAGGAAAGGACCATGTTCAGAAGGCCATCGTAGAATCAATTTTGAAGAGGACCCTTCCTCATGCCATGTCCTCA GTAGCAGGAAGGGCACTGAAAGACTCCGTTCGTATTGCCTCTAAATTTTCTGACTTGGAGCATACCTTTTCTTCTCAAGGCTCTCTCAG GTATGACATTATTGTTGATGTTGCACCTGAAGTCAGATGGGTGCCTGAGAACGGATACAAAAACTTGAAGGTGGTGGTTGAAATAGACAACGAAATAGATGCTCAAAAAACTTCCGAAGAAGAATTAAAGCGCCGCCACAAGTCCCTTGGTACATTAAGAATTGTGACTGATCGAGGATTACAG ATGGGTGATGTTGCAGTAATTGATATATCAGCAATAACAATGGGTCAAGATGAATCTGGTGGTCAAAAGATTCCATCAGCAGAGAGCAAAG GTTATCGTTTTGATACGGAAGATGGCGATAAACTCCTTCCTGGATTTCTTGATTCATTAATTGGCATTCAACGAGGTGAAACTAAGTCATTTCCCCTTGTATTTCCTGAATCATGGAATCAAGAAGATCTCCGCGGTGTTCATGCTCAATTCACA GTTGAGTGCAAGGAACTATTCTACAGAGAATTACCTGAGTTGGATGACTCACTAGCTGATAAGCTTCTCCCCGGCTCTACAACCCTAGAACAG GTCAAGGAAGCGTTGCTGCAAAGATGCCTTGAAGTAGAGCAAACAGCTAAAGATCAGGCAACGGACAATGCACTTCTTGACCAGCTTTGCAAG ATGGTGGAAGTTGATATTCCCATATCAATATTTGAGGAGCAAGGTAGGCAGCTATATGGAGCCAAACTATTGCAGATACAG GCGAACATGAAATTAAATGAACAGCAGTTGGCTACTCTATCTAGTCCTAAGGCTGTGAAGGAGTACCTTGAAAATCAGAGGGACAACATTACGCATGTTATCAAACAGAATCTCGCAGTGGGAGATATATTTAAACGTGAAAATTTGCAG GTGGACACAGAGGAACTCTTGAAAGAGGTGGAAAACTCTGTTGCTGAATTTAAACGTAGTAAACAAGAATATGACGAAGATCGGGTGCAGGAACAG GTACAAGACATACTAGAAGGAGCTAAAGTGCTAGAATGGTTAAGAGAGCATGCAGAGATCAAGTACATGACCAGATGA
- the LOC103491087 gene encoding grpE protein homolog 2, mitochondrial-like isoform X2, translated as MFVTKLFSRSSRTILRSSLLSSAAQSDKPIHLPILANRFHSLANQSNHKFCSFFIQESTLHRSFFVQKFGLSTSASPETSNKENGNSAPSNGSSKTDAEPTAETNDSESDDNLSIDDLVKVVAEKEELLKVKHKEIEQMQDKVIRTYAEMENVMARTKREAENSKKFAVQNFAKSLLDVADNLGRASSVVKESFSKIDSTNDSAGAVPLLKTLLEGVAMTEKQLSEVLKKYGVEMFDPTNEPFDPHRHNAVFQVPDGSKAPGTVAAVLKKGYMLHERVLRPAEVGVTKAVENEDGATGDATEKGSQG; from the exons ATGTTCGTCACAAAGCTTTTCTCACGCTCCTCCCGCACCATTCTCCGCAGCTCGCTGCTCTCGTCGGCCGCTCAATCCGACAAACCCATTCACTTGCCAATTCTCGCTAATCGCTTTCACTCTCTTGCTAACCAATCAAACCACAAG ttttgttctttttttattcagGAGTCAACGTTACATCGTTCATTTTTCGTTCAAAAATTTGGATTATCAACATCTGCATCCCCTGAGACTTCTAACAAGGAAAATGGCAATTCAGCACCAAGTAATGGGAGCTCTAAAACTGATGCAGAGCCGACGGCTGAAACTAATG ATTCTGAGAGCGATGACAATCTTTCCATTGATGATCTGGTGAAAGTTGTAGCTGAGAAGGAGGAGCTTTTGAAGGTAAAGCACAAAGAGATTGAACAAATGCAAGATAAAGTTATTCGCACTTACGCAGAGATGGAGAATGTGATGGCCAGGACAAAGCGTGAAGCTGAAAATTCAAAGAAGTTTGCTGTACAG AACTTTGCAAAGAGTTTGCTGGACGTTGCAGACAATCTAGGACGAGCTTCATCCGTAGTCAAGGAAAGTTTCTCAAAGATTGATTCAACTAATGACTCTGCAGGGGCAGTACCCTTGCTGAAAACACTTCTTGAAGGTGTTGCAATGACTGAGAAACAGCTGTCTGAG GTGTTAAAGAAGTATGGAGTGGAAATGTTTGATCCTACAAATGAGCCATTTGATCCACATAGGCACAATGCAGTTTTTCAAGTACCAGATGGTTCTAAGGCACCTGGTACTGTTGCAGCTGTATTGAAG AAAGGGTACATGCTTCATGAGCGAGTACTTCGACCTGCCGAAGTTGGTGTTACGAAAGCCGTGGAGAATGAGGATGGTGCAACTGGCGATGCAACCGAGAAGGGATCTCAAGGTTGA
- the LOC103491087 gene encoding grpE protein homolog 2, mitochondrial-like isoform X3, producing MFVTKLFSRSSRTILRSSLLSSAAQSDKPIHLPILANRFHSLANQSNHKESTLHRSFFVQKFGLSTSASPETSNKENGNSAPSNGSSKTDAEPTAETNGRTRESDSESDDNLSIDDLVKVVAEKEELLKVKHKEIEQMQDKVIRTYAEMENVMARTKREAENSKKFAVQNFAKSLLDVADNLGRASSVVKESFSKIDSTNDSAGAVPLLKTLLEGVAMTEKQLSEVLKKYGVEMFDPTNEPFDPHRHNAVFQVPDGSKAPGTVAAVLKKGYMLHERVLRPAEVGVTKAVENEDGATGDATEKGSQG from the exons ATGTTCGTCACAAAGCTTTTCTCACGCTCCTCCCGCACCATTCTCCGCAGCTCGCTGCTCTCGTCGGCCGCTCAATCCGACAAACCCATTCACTTGCCAATTCTCGCTAATCGCTTTCACTCTCTTGCTAACCAATCAAACCACAAG GAGTCAACGTTACATCGTTCATTTTTCGTTCAAAAATTTGGATTATCAACATCTGCATCCCCTGAGACTTCTAACAAGGAAAATGGCAATTCAGCACCAAGTAATGGGAGCTCTAAAACTGATGCAGAGCCGACGGCTGAAACTAATGGTCGAACCCGAGAATCAG ATTCTGAGAGCGATGACAATCTTTCCATTGATGATCTGGTGAAAGTTGTAGCTGAGAAGGAGGAGCTTTTGAAGGTAAAGCACAAAGAGATTGAACAAATGCAAGATAAAGTTATTCGCACTTACGCAGAGATGGAGAATGTGATGGCCAGGACAAAGCGTGAAGCTGAAAATTCAAAGAAGTTTGCTGTACAG AACTTTGCAAAGAGTTTGCTGGACGTTGCAGACAATCTAGGACGAGCTTCATCCGTAGTCAAGGAAAGTTTCTCAAAGATTGATTCAACTAATGACTCTGCAGGGGCAGTACCCTTGCTGAAAACACTTCTTGAAGGTGTTGCAATGACTGAGAAACAGCTGTCTGAG GTGTTAAAGAAGTATGGAGTGGAAATGTTTGATCCTACAAATGAGCCATTTGATCCACATAGGCACAATGCAGTTTTTCAAGTACCAGATGGTTCTAAGGCACCTGGTACTGTTGCAGCTGTATTGAAG AAAGGGTACATGCTTCATGAGCGAGTACTTCGACCTGCCGAAGTTGGTGTTACGAAAGCCGTGGAGAATGAGGATGGTGCAACTGGCGATGCAACCGAGAAGGGATCTCAAGGTTGA
- the LOC103491087 gene encoding grpE protein homolog 2, mitochondrial-like isoform X1, with protein sequence MFVTKLFSRSSRTILRSSLLSSAAQSDKPIHLPILANRFHSLANQSNHKFCSFFIQESTLHRSFFVQKFGLSTSASPETSNKENGNSAPSNGSSKTDAEPTAETNGRTRESDSESDDNLSIDDLVKVVAEKEELLKVKHKEIEQMQDKVIRTYAEMENVMARTKREAENSKKFAVQNFAKSLLDVADNLGRASSVVKESFSKIDSTNDSAGAVPLLKTLLEGVAMTEKQLSEVLKKYGVEMFDPTNEPFDPHRHNAVFQVPDGSKAPGTVAAVLKKGYMLHERVLRPAEVGVTKAVENEDGATGDATEKGSQG encoded by the exons ATGTTCGTCACAAAGCTTTTCTCACGCTCCTCCCGCACCATTCTCCGCAGCTCGCTGCTCTCGTCGGCCGCTCAATCCGACAAACCCATTCACTTGCCAATTCTCGCTAATCGCTTTCACTCTCTTGCTAACCAATCAAACCACAAG ttttgttctttttttattcagGAGTCAACGTTACATCGTTCATTTTTCGTTCAAAAATTTGGATTATCAACATCTGCATCCCCTGAGACTTCTAACAAGGAAAATGGCAATTCAGCACCAAGTAATGGGAGCTCTAAAACTGATGCAGAGCCGACGGCTGAAACTAATGGTCGAACCCGAGAATCAG ATTCTGAGAGCGATGACAATCTTTCCATTGATGATCTGGTGAAAGTTGTAGCTGAGAAGGAGGAGCTTTTGAAGGTAAAGCACAAAGAGATTGAACAAATGCAAGATAAAGTTATTCGCACTTACGCAGAGATGGAGAATGTGATGGCCAGGACAAAGCGTGAAGCTGAAAATTCAAAGAAGTTTGCTGTACAG AACTTTGCAAAGAGTTTGCTGGACGTTGCAGACAATCTAGGACGAGCTTCATCCGTAGTCAAGGAAAGTTTCTCAAAGATTGATTCAACTAATGACTCTGCAGGGGCAGTACCCTTGCTGAAAACACTTCTTGAAGGTGTTGCAATGACTGAGAAACAGCTGTCTGAG GTGTTAAAGAAGTATGGAGTGGAAATGTTTGATCCTACAAATGAGCCATTTGATCCACATAGGCACAATGCAGTTTTTCAAGTACCAGATGGTTCTAAGGCACCTGGTACTGTTGCAGCTGTATTGAAG AAAGGGTACATGCTTCATGAGCGAGTACTTCGACCTGCCGAAGTTGGTGTTACGAAAGCCGTGGAGAATGAGGATGGTGCAACTGGCGATGCAACCGAGAAGGGATCTCAAGGTTGA
- the LOC103491087 gene encoding grpE protein homolog 2, mitochondrial-like isoform X4, translated as MFVTKLFSRSSRTILRSSLLSSAAQSDKPIHLPILANRFHSLANQSNHKESTLHRSFFVQKFGLSTSASPETSNKENGNSAPSNGSSKTDAEPTAETNDSESDDNLSIDDLVKVVAEKEELLKVKHKEIEQMQDKVIRTYAEMENVMARTKREAENSKKFAVQNFAKSLLDVADNLGRASSVVKESFSKIDSTNDSAGAVPLLKTLLEGVAMTEKQLSEVLKKYGVEMFDPTNEPFDPHRHNAVFQVPDGSKAPGTVAAVLKKGYMLHERVLRPAEVGVTKAVENEDGATGDATEKGSQG; from the exons ATGTTCGTCACAAAGCTTTTCTCACGCTCCTCCCGCACCATTCTCCGCAGCTCGCTGCTCTCGTCGGCCGCTCAATCCGACAAACCCATTCACTTGCCAATTCTCGCTAATCGCTTTCACTCTCTTGCTAACCAATCAAACCACAAG GAGTCAACGTTACATCGTTCATTTTTCGTTCAAAAATTTGGATTATCAACATCTGCATCCCCTGAGACTTCTAACAAGGAAAATGGCAATTCAGCACCAAGTAATGGGAGCTCTAAAACTGATGCAGAGCCGACGGCTGAAACTAATG ATTCTGAGAGCGATGACAATCTTTCCATTGATGATCTGGTGAAAGTTGTAGCTGAGAAGGAGGAGCTTTTGAAGGTAAAGCACAAAGAGATTGAACAAATGCAAGATAAAGTTATTCGCACTTACGCAGAGATGGAGAATGTGATGGCCAGGACAAAGCGTGAAGCTGAAAATTCAAAGAAGTTTGCTGTACAG AACTTTGCAAAGAGTTTGCTGGACGTTGCAGACAATCTAGGACGAGCTTCATCCGTAGTCAAGGAAAGTTTCTCAAAGATTGATTCAACTAATGACTCTGCAGGGGCAGTACCCTTGCTGAAAACACTTCTTGAAGGTGTTGCAATGACTGAGAAACAGCTGTCTGAG GTGTTAAAGAAGTATGGAGTGGAAATGTTTGATCCTACAAATGAGCCATTTGATCCACATAGGCACAATGCAGTTTTTCAAGTACCAGATGGTTCTAAGGCACCTGGTACTGTTGCAGCTGTATTGAAG AAAGGGTACATGCTTCATGAGCGAGTACTTCGACCTGCCGAAGTTGGTGTTACGAAAGCCGTGGAGAATGAGGATGGTGCAACTGGCGATGCAACCGAGAAGGGATCTCAAGGTTGA